In a genomic window of Bradyrhizobium sp. LLZ17:
- a CDS encoding DUF6622 family protein, with product MIFAYQILIHTPLWVWILLAYLVWQGIQSMQPRKVPIWRALILPVVFIAWGLSRLGFGHQDGQWRLVAWIGAALVLFPIGVLTPRPFDVDHKTGEIIRPGSVFGLIRNLVVFALQYTVSVISAIDAGDRVLAIIVGRAISGATAGYFIGSAVALLLAYRRKRAADS from the coding sequence ATGATCTTCGCCTATCAGATCCTGATCCACACCCCGCTCTGGGTCTGGATCCTGCTCGCCTATCTGGTCTGGCAGGGCATCCAGTCGATGCAGCCGCGCAAGGTGCCGATCTGGCGCGCGCTGATTCTGCCAGTCGTCTTCATCGCCTGGGGTCTTTCGCGGCTCGGTTTTGGACACCAGGACGGCCAATGGCGGCTCGTCGCGTGGATCGGGGCGGCGCTCGTGCTGTTTCCAATCGGCGTGCTGACGCCGCGTCCGTTCGACGTCGATCACAAGACGGGAGAGATCATCCGTCCGGGCAGCGTGTTCGGCCTGATCCGCAATCTGGTTGTGTTCGCCCTGCAGTACACGGTCAGTGTCATCTCGGCGATCGACGCCGGCGATCGTGTACTTGCGATCATCGTCGGCCGCGCCATTTCGGGCGCGACCGCCGGCTACTTCATCGGCTCGGCGGTTGCGCTCCTGCTCGCCTATCGCAGGAAGCGCGCAGCCGATAGTTGA